The proteins below come from a single Miscanthus floridulus cultivar M001 chromosome 1, ASM1932011v1, whole genome shotgun sequence genomic window:
- the LOC136499488 gene encoding uroporphyrinogen decarboxylase-like, whose product MATACPPLSLPSTSLFHGRSARAGPRRRQLSAIRCSAVGEAVVEEASPGTAEEPLLVSAIRGRKVDRPPVWLMRQAGRYMKSYQSLCERYPSFRERSENVDLVVEISLQPWKVFKPDGVILFSDILTPLPGMNIPFDIVKGKGPVIYDPLRTAAAVNEVREFVPEEWVPYVGQALNLLRQEVKNEAAVLGFVGAPFTLASYCVEGGSSKNFTMIKKMAFSEPAILHNLLQKFTTSMANYIKYQADNGAQAVQIFDSWATELSPADFEEFSLPYLKQIVDSVKVTHPNLPLILYASGSGGLLERLPLTGVDVVSLDWTVDMAEGRKRLGSNIAVQGNVDPGVLFGSKEFVSKRIYDTVQKAGNVGHVLNLGHGIKVGTPEENVAHFFEVAKGIRY is encoded by the exons ATGGCGACAGCGTGCCCGCCGCTCTCGCTGCCGTCCACCTCCCTCTTCCACGGCAGGTCCGCCCGCGCCGGGCCCAGACGCCGGCAGCTCTCGGCCATCCGCTGCAGCGCCGTCGGAG AGGCGGTAGTGGAGGAGGCCTCGCCCGGGACGGCGGAGGAGCCGCTGCTGGTGAGCGCAATCAGAGGGAGGAAGGTCGACAGGCCACCCGTCTGGCTCATGAGGCAGGCTGGGAGGTACATGAAG AGCTACCAATCGCTCTGCGAGCGATATCCTTCGTTCCGTGAAAGATCAGAAAATGTCGACCTAGTTGTTGAGATCTCTTTGCAACCATGGAAGGTTTTCAAGCCTGATGGA GTCATCTTGTTCTCGGATATCCTTACTCCACTTCCTGGGATGAACATACCTTTTGACATTGTGAAGGGAAAAGGTCCAGTGATCTATGATCCTTTGAGAACAGCAGCTGCTGTGAATGAAGTCAGAGAATTTGTTCCTGAGGAGTGGGTCCCTTATGTGGGGCAGGCTCTGAATTTGTTGCGACAAGAG GTTAAGAATGAAGCTGCTGTACTAGGTTTTGTTGGAGCTCCGTTTACCTTGGCATCTTATTGTGTGGAAGGAGGTTCATCAAAGAACTTTACAATGATTAAGAAAATGGCCTTCTCCGAACCAGCG ATTCTACATAATTTGCTACAGAAGTTCACAACATCGATGGCTAACTATATTAAATACCAAGCGGACAATGGGGCGCAGGCTGTCCAAATTTTTGATTCATGGGCTACTGAACTCAGCCCAGCTGATTTTGAGGAATTTAGCCTGCCTTATCTAAAGCAGATAGTGGATAGTGTTAAGGTAACACATCCTAACTTGCCTCTGATACTATATGCAAGTGGATCCGGGGGCTTGCTAGAGAGGCTTCCGTTGACAGGTGTTGATGTTGTGAGCTTGGACTGGACAGTTGATATGGCAGAGGGCAGGAAGAGATTGGGATCTAACATAGCAGTTCAAGGGAATGTGGACCCTGGTGTTCTTTTTGGATCCAAAGAGTTTGTAAGCAAGCGGATTTACGACACTGTGCAGAAGGCTGGCAATGTTGGACATGTATTGAACCTTGGTCATGGCATCAAGGTTGGAACTCCAGAGGAAAATGTTGCCCACTTCTTTGAGGTTGCGAAAGGGATCAGATACTGA